Proteins encoded together in one Chitinophaga sp. LS1 window:
- a CDS encoding DUF4253 domain-containing protein, with translation MSKVLLSFAAVTLLFSCTNFGKEVPISEQDRVLADSLHFDRSAISAIRTLTTVPLHSLGEDAGIEFEYNPKPEKYERIRKKLRSAGYLLFKSEENYGNLPDQYAVIKSNDQFDIIRLKSTAAPNYDISNDSLLFRLHDWHNRYSLEILGAGNDWFEARIEHISPADLEAFAREIHNFCPDIAEEGIGNVEDLVQELKDTKTLYLWWD, from the coding sequence ATGAGCAAGGTTCTTTTATCCTTTGCGGCTGTCACCCTCCTTTTTTCCTGCACCAACTTTGGGAAAGAGGTACCTATCAGTGAACAGGATCGTGTTTTGGCGGATTCCCTGCATTTTGACCGGAGCGCTATTTCCGCCATCCGGACACTCACTACGGTACCTTTACATTCCCTTGGAGAAGATGCAGGGATAGAGTTTGAGTATAACCCAAAGCCAGAGAAATACGAGCGGATCCGCAAAAAACTACGGTCTGCCGGTTATCTTCTCTTTAAATCTGAAGAAAATTATGGGAACCTTCCTGATCAATATGCCGTGATCAAATCCAATGATCAGTTTGACATTATCCGGTTAAAATCCACGGCGGCTCCTAATTATGACATCTCCAATGACAGCTTATTGTTCAGACTGCACGACTGGCATAACCGATACTCCCTGGAGATTCTTGGCGCAGGCAACGACTGGTTTGAAGCCAGAATAGAGCATATTTCACCCGCAGACCTCGAAGCCTTTGCCAGGGAAATACATAATTTTTGTCCGGATATAGCAGAGGAAGGGATTGGAAACGTGGAAGATCTCGTCCAGGAGCTGAAAGACACAAAGACTTTGTACCTCTGGTGGGATTAA
- a CDS encoding SPOR domain-containing protein produces the protein MKHIIILLSGLLIGTLASAQDNTLTAANTGGVKVVKDSRLDLLIKKQIYINTLAIRNQPGFRVQVISTNKRNEATEIKAKVMQLYPDYRTYLDYQAPYFKVRIGDFKNRDEAADLRDKLSSSFTGGVFVVPATINLQPEKEAGNEESY, from the coding sequence ATGAAACACATAATCATATTATTATCCGGGTTACTGATCGGAACCCTCGCTTCCGCTCAGGACAATACCCTCACCGCTGCCAATACCGGCGGCGTGAAAGTGGTAAAAGACAGCCGGCTCGACCTGCTGATCAAAAAACAGATCTATATCAATACCCTCGCTATCCGTAACCAACCAGGTTTCAGGGTACAGGTCATCTCTACCAACAAGAGAAACGAAGCGACCGAGATAAAAGCGAAGGTGATGCAACTCTACCCTGATTACCGTACTTACCTGGACTACCAGGCACCTTACTTCAAAGTACGCATAGGTGATTTCAAAAACAGGGATGAAGCTGCGGACCTGAGAGATAAATTGTCATCCAGCTTCACAGGCGGTGTATTCGTAGTGCCCGCCACCATTAATCTACAACCAGAGAAAGAGGCAGGGAATGAAGAATCGTATTAA
- the secA gene encoding preprotein translocase subunit SecA, producing the protein MLGFLTKLFGGHKSERDINTIMPLVKRINEEYEKLQSLPVDQLRNKTQDFRQRIKAHLSKIDGVIAEKQTEAEQTEEVTAKDTIYQEVDKLKKDRDKQIEEILKEILPEAFAVVKATAYLFTNNPTITATATPLDRDLAVRKDYLTIEGDKVTWKNTWTAAGSQVTWNMVHYDVQLIGGIVLHEGKISEMATGEGKTLVSTLPAYLNALAGEGVHIVTVNDYLARRDSEWNGPIFEFLDITVDCIDKHQPNTADRRAAYLADLTYGTNNEFGFDYLRDNMVHTPDEMVQRKHHFAMVDEVDSVLVDDARTPLIISGPVPRGDDQEFHALRPRIQRLIDAQRAATSQYLLEAKKLIAEGKDDPKTGGLALMRAWRGLPKSSSLIKYLSEPGIKVLLQKAENYYIADQQREMPKVDEELYFSIDEKNNTVDLTDKGIHLITQSGEDPNFFIMPDVGSEIADLEKLELTADEKLHRKEALLQDFAQKSDRIHSVQQLLKAYTLFDKDVEYVVMDGKVKIVDEQTGRILDGRRYSDGLHQAIEAKENVKVEAATQTFATVTLQNYFRMYHKLAGMTGTAVTEAGEFWEIYKLDVVTIPTNLPITRKDNEDLVYKTKRDKYRAVIEEVKKLQNEGRPVLVGTTSVEVSELLSKMLTFDKVPHNVLNAKQHAREAQIVAEAGLKGAVTIATNMAGRGTDIKLGPGVKDAGGLAIIGTERHESRRVDRQLRGRAGRQGDPGTSQFFVSLEDDLMRMFGSDRIAGLMDRMGYKEGEVIQHSMITRSIERAQKKVEENNFGIRKRLLEYDDVMNKQRTVIYAKRNHALFGERLAIDVDNAFYDVAENLATTHKDTGDLEALKLDIILNFAIDIDVTQEELTKGDVNQLASKLYHAAKENYQRKVQEIAQNTLPVIKQIHEEQGHHVENISIPFTDFVKRGVNVMANLQKVVDTNGYETINSLERNITLSLIDDAWKEHLRAMDDLKQSVQSAVWEQKDPLLIYKFEAFNLFKEVTAETSKEIVSFLCKCGIPVQDDGGRAQQQQRQQAPPPIREAREQKTDMSKLKATHQDFETTNGHEAQEYATNAEPMKQDPVKVGPKVGRNDPCPCGSGKKFKQCHGKDL; encoded by the coding sequence ATGTTAGGTTTTTTAACAAAACTTTTTGGCGGGCATAAATCGGAGAGAGACATCAACACGATCATGCCTTTAGTGAAAAGGATCAACGAGGAGTATGAAAAACTGCAATCCCTGCCTGTAGACCAGCTGCGTAACAAAACGCAGGATTTTCGCCAACGGATCAAAGCCCATTTGTCGAAGATTGACGGAGTAATTGCCGAGAAACAGACTGAGGCTGAACAGACTGAAGAAGTAACCGCTAAGGATACCATCTATCAGGAAGTGGATAAGCTGAAGAAAGACAGAGATAAACAAATCGAAGAAATACTGAAGGAAATTTTGCCTGAAGCATTTGCGGTGGTAAAAGCAACTGCATATCTCTTCACCAACAATCCTACTATTACTGCTACCGCCACTCCGCTGGACCGGGACCTGGCAGTAAGAAAGGATTACCTGACCATTGAAGGTGACAAAGTGACGTGGAAGAATACCTGGACTGCCGCTGGTAGTCAGGTAACCTGGAACATGGTTCATTATGACGTACAGCTCATAGGTGGTATCGTGCTCCATGAAGGTAAGATCTCCGAAATGGCTACGGGTGAAGGTAAAACCCTCGTATCTACCCTGCCTGCTTATCTGAATGCATTGGCTGGCGAAGGTGTTCACATCGTAACGGTGAACGACTACCTCGCTCGTCGTGACTCTGAGTGGAATGGTCCTATCTTCGAATTCCTGGATATCACCGTAGATTGTATCGACAAGCACCAGCCAAACACTGCTGATCGTCGTGCCGCCTACCTGGCTGACCTTACCTATGGTACTAACAACGAATTTGGTTTTGACTACCTGCGTGACAACATGGTGCATACACCAGACGAAATGGTGCAACGTAAGCACCACTTTGCCATGGTGGATGAGGTGGATAGCGTATTGGTGGATGACGCCCGTACCCCACTCATCATCTCTGGTCCGGTTCCCCGTGGTGACGACCAGGAGTTCCATGCACTGAGACCCCGCATCCAACGTCTGATCGATGCACAACGCGCAGCTACTTCCCAGTACCTGCTCGAAGCAAAGAAACTGATTGCTGAAGGTAAAGACGATCCTAAAACAGGTGGTCTGGCCCTGATGCGTGCATGGCGCGGTTTGCCTAAAAGCAGCTCACTGATCAAGTACCTGAGCGAACCAGGTATCAAAGTATTATTACAGAAAGCTGAAAACTACTACATCGCCGACCAACAGCGCGAAATGCCGAAGGTAGATGAAGAACTGTACTTCAGCATCGACGAAAAGAACAACACTGTAGACCTGACAGATAAAGGTATTCACCTGATCACTCAATCCGGTGAAGATCCAAACTTCTTCATCATGCCCGATGTCGGCTCTGAGATCGCTGATCTCGAAAAGCTGGAACTGACAGCTGATGAGAAATTACATCGTAAAGAAGCCCTGCTGCAGGACTTCGCACAGAAATCTGATCGTATCCACTCCGTACAGCAATTACTGAAAGCATACACCCTCTTCGATAAAGATGTGGAGTATGTAGTAATGGATGGAAAAGTGAAGATCGTAGATGAACAAACAGGTCGTATCCTGGATGGCCGCCGTTATTCTGACGGTCTGCACCAGGCAATCGAAGCGAAAGAAAACGTAAAAGTGGAAGCTGCTACGCAAACATTCGCTACCGTTACCCTGCAGAACTACTTCCGTATGTATCACAAACTGGCTGGTATGACCGGTACAGCGGTGACAGAAGCAGGTGAGTTCTGGGAAATCTACAAACTGGATGTTGTTACCATTCCAACTAACCTCCCTATTACCCGTAAGGATAATGAGGATCTGGTATACAAAACCAAACGCGATAAATACAGAGCAGTCATCGAAGAAGTAAAGAAACTGCAGAACGAAGGACGCCCTGTACTGGTAGGTACTACCTCCGTAGAAGTATCCGAGTTACTGAGTAAGATGCTCACCTTCGATAAAGTGCCACACAATGTATTGAACGCAAAACAACACGCCCGTGAAGCACAAATCGTAGCAGAAGCTGGTCTGAAAGGTGCTGTGACCATCGCTACCAACATGGCAGGTCGTGGTACGGATATCAAGCTCGGCCCCGGTGTGAAAGATGCAGGTGGTCTGGCTATCATCGGTACTGAACGCCACGAAAGCCGTCGTGTAGACCGTCAGTTACGTGGTCGTGCCGGTCGTCAGGGAGATCCGGGTACTTCACAGTTCTTTGTATCTCTGGAAGATGACCTGATGCGTATGTTCGGTTCTGACCGTATCGCTGGTCTGATGGACCGTATGGGTTATAAAGAAGGCGAAGTGATTCAGCATAGCATGATCACCCGTTCTATCGAAAGAGCACAGAAAAAAGTAGAAGAAAATAACTTCGGTATCCGTAAGCGTCTGTTGGAATATGATGACGTGATGAACAAACAACGTACTGTGATTTATGCGAAGCGTAATCACGCCTTGTTTGGTGAGCGTCTGGCTATCGATGTGGACAATGCATTCTATGATGTAGCTGAAAACCTTGCAACGACACATAAAGATACCGGCGACCTGGAAGCACTGAAACTGGATATCATCCTCAACTTCGCGATCGATATCGATGTAACGCAGGAAGAGCTGACGAAAGGTGATGTAAACCAACTGGCATCTAAACTGTACCACGCTGCGAAAGAAAACTACCAGCGCAAAGTACAGGAGATCGCACAGAATACACTGCCTGTGATCAAACAGATCCATGAAGAACAGGGCCACCATGTTGAGAATATCTCCATTCCATTTACTGATTTCGTGAAGAGAGGTGTGAATGTAATGGCGAACCTGCAGAAGGTAGTAGATACCAATGGGTATGAAACGATCAACTCACTGGAACGTAACATCACCCTGTCATTGATCGATGATGCGTGGAAAGAGCACCTGCGTGCGATGGATGACCTGAAACAATCCGTACAGAGTGCAGTGTGGGAACAGAAAGATCCACTGTTGATTTATAAGTTCGAAGCGTTTAACCTGTTTAAAGAGGTGACTGCTGAGACAAGTAAAGAGATTGTATCTTTCCTGTGTAAATGCGGTATTCCTGTGCAGGATGATGGTGGTCGTGCACAACAGCAACAGCGCCAGCAGGCACCTCCGCCAATCAGGGAGGCACGTGAGCAGAAGACTGATATGAGTAAGCTGAAGGCGACACATCAGGATTTTGAAACTACCAATGGTCATGAGGCGCAGGAGTATGCTACGAATGCAGAGCCGATGAAACAGGATCCTGTGAAGGTGGGACCTAAGGTGGGAAGGAATGATCCTTGTCCTTGTGGAAGTGGTAAGAAGTTTAAGCAATGTCATGGGAAGGATTTGTAG
- a CDS encoding sugar phosphate isomerase/epimerase family protein, whose translation MKTIKGPGIFLAQFLGDTAPFNSLESICKWAAGLGFKGVQIPTSDPNIFDLQKAAESKTYADDIKGLVQSTGLEITELSTHLQGQLVAVHPAFSDLFDAFAPADKRGKPAARTEWAVQQLKYAAKASRNLGLDAHATFSGALLWHTVYPWPQRPAGLVETGFKELANRWLPILNEFEENGVDLCYEIHPGEDLHDGATYERFLEATGNHKRACLLYDPSHFVLQCLDYLEYIDIYHEKIKMFHVKDAEFNPTGRSGVYGGYQGWVDRPGRFRSLGDGQVDFKAVFSKLTQYDFSGWAVMEWECCLKHPEEGAKEGAPFIKDHIIRVTEKAFDDFASAGADESLNRKVLGLE comes from the coding sequence ATGAAAACTATCAAAGGACCCGGTATATTTCTGGCGCAGTTCCTGGGTGACACTGCCCCTTTCAATTCATTGGAGAGCATCTGTAAATGGGCGGCAGGCTTAGGTTTTAAAGGCGTGCAGATCCCTACTTCCGATCCAAATATCTTCGATCTGCAAAAGGCTGCTGAAAGCAAAACTTATGCTGATGATATCAAAGGATTAGTGCAATCCACCGGTTTGGAAATCACTGAACTCTCCACTCACCTGCAGGGACAACTGGTAGCTGTGCATCCTGCATTCAGCGATCTGTTCGATGCATTTGCGCCTGCTGATAAAAGAGGTAAACCTGCTGCACGTACCGAATGGGCGGTGCAGCAACTGAAATATGCTGCAAAAGCAAGTCGTAACCTGGGCCTCGATGCGCATGCTACTTTCAGTGGTGCATTGCTCTGGCATACAGTGTATCCATGGCCACAGCGCCCTGCTGGCCTGGTTGAAACCGGGTTTAAAGAACTGGCGAACCGTTGGTTGCCGATCCTCAATGAATTTGAAGAGAATGGTGTAGACCTCTGTTATGAAATTCACCCGGGTGAAGATCTGCATGATGGCGCTACTTACGAACGTTTCCTGGAAGCGACTGGCAATCATAAACGTGCCTGCCTGCTGTACGATCCAAGTCATTTTGTATTACAATGTCTTGACTACCTGGAATATATCGACATCTATCATGAGAAGATCAAAATGTTCCATGTAAAAGATGCAGAATTCAATCCTACCGGCCGTTCCGGTGTATATGGCGGTTACCAGGGTTGGGTAGATCGTCCGGGTAGATTCCGTTCTCTGGGTGATGGCCAGGTTGATTTTAAAGCCGTGTTTAGTAAGCTCACGCAATATGATTTTTCAGGTTGGGCGGTGATGGAATGGGAGTGCTGCCTGAAGCATCCGGAAGAAGGTGCGAAAGAAGGTGCACCGTTCATCAAAGATCATATTATTCGTGTGACAGAAAAGGCGTTCGACGATTTTGCCAGTGCAGGCGCGGACGAAAGTCTGAACAGAAAGGTACTCGGTCTGGAATAA
- a CDS encoding Gfo/Idh/MocA family oxidoreductase, translating to MNRKLRMGMIGGGKNAFIGAIHRIAANMDGLIELKAGAFSSDPELSKASGEMLFLHPDRTYPDYKTMLEAEANKPADEKLDFIAIVTPNHVHFEPAMLALEKGFHVAIDKPITFTLEEAKQLKAKVEATGLSLLLTHTYTGYPMVKQAKQMVKNGVFGKIRKVYVEYPQGWLSTFSEKDSKGAAWRTDPSRSGKAGCMGDIGTHAANLAEYISGLKIDKLCADLNIVVPGRALDDDGGVLLKFDNGASGVLIASQVAAGEENNLTIRVYGEKGGIEWSQMEPNTLLVKWLDKPTEIYRAGNNYGALQSSYAIHNTRTPGGHPEGYLEAFGNLYRNFALTLQAKLNGETPAPEALDFPGVDDGVRGMAFIENVVKSGQSNEKWTKFEI from the coding sequence ATGAACCGTAAGTTAAGAATGGGAATGATTGGGGGCGGTAAGAATGCCTTCATCGGTGCTATTCATAGAATTGCAGCGAACATGGATGGACTGATTGAATTGAAAGCAGGTGCTTTCAGCTCTGACCCGGAGCTCTCTAAAGCCTCTGGCGAAATGTTGTTCCTCCACCCTGACAGGACCTATCCTGACTATAAGACGATGCTGGAGGCAGAAGCGAACAAACCGGCTGATGAAAAACTGGATTTTATTGCCATTGTTACGCCCAATCACGTGCACTTTGAACCAGCTATGCTCGCGCTGGAAAAAGGTTTCCATGTAGCCATCGACAAACCCATCACATTTACCCTCGAAGAAGCCAAACAACTGAAAGCAAAGGTGGAAGCTACCGGCCTCTCCCTACTACTCACCCACACTTACACTGGTTACCCAATGGTAAAGCAGGCGAAGCAAATGGTGAAAAACGGTGTATTTGGCAAGATCAGAAAGGTCTATGTTGAATATCCACAGGGTTGGCTCAGCACTTTCTCTGAAAAAGATAGTAAAGGTGCTGCCTGGCGTACAGACCCCAGCCGCTCTGGTAAAGCAGGTTGTATGGGCGATATCGGTACCCACGCTGCCAATCTGGCCGAGTATATCAGTGGGTTGAAAATAGACAAACTGTGTGCAGATCTCAATATCGTAGTTCCCGGTCGTGCACTGGATGACGACGGTGGTGTGCTGCTGAAATTCGATAATGGTGCTTCTGGTGTGCTCATTGCCTCTCAGGTAGCGGCTGGTGAAGAAAACAATCTCACCATCCGGGTATATGGTGAAAAAGGCGGCATCGAATGGTCACAGATGGAACCCAATACCCTGCTGGTAAAATGGCTGGATAAACCTACTGAAATTTATCGCGCCGGTAATAACTATGGTGCCCTGCAAAGTAGTTATGCCATCCACAATACCCGCACTCCCGGCGGACATCCGGAAGGTTACCTCGAAGCCTTTGGCAACCTGTATCGCAACTTCGCACTCACGCTGCAGGCTAAATTAAATGGTGAAACACCTGCCCCTGAAGCACTCGATTTCCCGGGTGTGGATGATGGTGTAAGAGGCATGGCCTTCATTGAGAACGTCGTGAAATCAGGACAGAGCAACGAAAAATGGACAAAATTTGAAATCTGA
- the deoC gene encoding deoxyribose-phosphate aldolase → MQLNKYIDHTVLKPTTTLEDIKNLCMEAVEYDFAAVCVPPPFVKLAKTFTSSTTTKVATVIGFPFGYSAIEAKLAELVLAIVDGADEIDMVANLLAIRNKDWDYIEKEINNIMAVIRSQQHKVILKVIIESGILLEEEIIKCCEIYAKYGVDYVKTSTGYAEKGASVEAVQLMRAHLPQNIQIKASGGVRTFAFAQELIAAGATRLGTSSGVALMKEAKGEATTGTTGAY, encoded by the coding sequence ATGCAGCTGAACAAATACATCGACCACACGGTCCTTAAACCTACCACCACCCTCGAAGACATCAAAAACCTCTGCATGGAAGCCGTTGAATACGACTTCGCCGCAGTATGCGTCCCTCCCCCCTTCGTAAAACTTGCCAAAACCTTCACCAGCAGCACCACCACCAAAGTAGCCACCGTGATCGGCTTCCCCTTCGGCTACTCGGCCATCGAAGCCAAACTCGCCGAACTCGTCCTCGCCATCGTTGACGGCGCCGACGAAATCGACATGGTCGCCAACCTCCTCGCCATCCGTAACAAAGACTGGGACTATATCGAAAAAGAAATCAACAACATCATGGCAGTCATCCGCAGCCAACAACATAAAGTCATCCTGAAAGTCATCATAGAAAGTGGCATATTATTGGAAGAAGAGATCATAAAATGCTGTGAGATCTATGCGAAATACGGCGTTGACTATGTCAAAACATCCACCGGATACGCCGAAAAAGGCGCCTCCGTCGAAGCCGTACAACTCATGCGGGCACATCTGCCACAAAATATTCAGATAAAAGCTTCAGGTGGAGTTCGTACATTTGCCTTCGCCCAGGAGCTCATCGCTGCCGGCGCCACCAGATTGGGTACTTCCAGCGGCGTGGCTCTCATGAAAGAGGCTAAAGGGGAGGCGACTACCGGCACCACCGGTGCTTATTAA